A genomic window from Nematostella vectensis chromosome 9, jaNemVect1.1, whole genome shotgun sequence includes:
- the LOC116618767 gene encoding uncharacterized protein LOC116618767 isoform X1, with protein MVDYSSIQLQALKQARMTDKPQTPNKKIVPRLKACPECGTNCPTACRSCKNENCSYIFAKKVKSNHDAIEKKGTTNPTNQKDMMYYRADVLHQKHQNDIVILTFKKHGLGTTVECYGTEGAGAAFVGHEGEKPAHELGKMVKKMFETFMEEAVRTTTMQYHFA; from the exons ATGGTTGACTACTCAAGCATTCAATTGCAAGCATTGAAGCAAGCGAGGATGACTG acaAACCACAGACACCAAACAAAAAGATAGTACCGCGGCTTAAG GCCTGTCCAGAATGTGGTACAAATTGTCCTACTGCATGTCGCAGCTGCAAAAATGAAAACTGCTCATACATTTTTGCGAAGAAGGTCAAGTCGAACCATGATGCTATTGAAAAGAAAGGGACAACCAAcccaaccaatcagaaagacATGATGTAttatagg GCAGACGTCCTGCATCAGAAACACCAAAATGACATTGTCATTttgacatttaaaaaacatgGTCTGGGCACAACAGTAGAGTGCTATGGCACAGAAGGTGCCGGTGCAGCCTTTGTTGGGCACGAGGGGGAGAAGCCTGCCCATGAACTTGGGAAAATGGTTAAGAAAATGTTTGAGACGTTTATGGAAG AGGCCGTTAGGACAACAACAATGCAATATCACTTTGCTTGA
- the LOC116611635 gene encoding uncharacterized protein LOC116611635, with product MAIMRYLLGAVVFSYLVNNAIGEQQCIPLKDSLLEVCSFAGYNTTFPIPSDIKLSEKSKQNVQGIISYMLQSTENCSVARSGESVICALIAPYCRPEGDKPFLPCRRVCSEFMKRCGVDPGNFWIDYFMAACSLFSNKTAESGECYEPDGFADYYNSSTTGKLESGCTKMIFPFCKGVGFTYTAITTSYQLMIYQFYYGKKFTNTSTDSIIPPNSYIGRIQQLGEDFPKCADRLRRFFCGDQFPPCFPEEGPRFYTICQQYCHQLGLECPGLYNTFIGRYVSACEILAFGNTSHGFCKHTTWPTPMKWLKWFRDQPQPQPTSVPLAPATKVYVIVVAVVVPIILIALIVLGFLAWRQHRLPIFCLKGQDKEDLVK from the exons ATGGCGATTATGCGGTATTTACTAGGGGCTGTAGTCTTTTCATACTTGGTCAATAACGCTATAGGGGAACAACAGTGCATCCCACTTAAAGACTCCTTACTAGAAGTTTGCTCTTTCGCAGGATACAATACAACCTTCCCGAtaccgtcagatatcaaactCTCGGAAAAGAGCAAACAAAATGTACAAGGCATCATCAGCTATATGCTGCAGTCCACGGAGAATTGTTCAGTAGCGCGGTCAGGAGAGTCGGTAATATGCGCATTGATTGCTCCGTATTGCAGACCAGAGGGTGATAAACCCTTCTTGCCGTGTAGACGAGTGTGTTCGGAGTTTATGAAGCGATGTGGCGTTGATCCCGGGAACTTCTGGATTGATTATTTCATGGCAGCGTGCTCGTTATTCTCGAATAAGACTGCGGAAAGTGGGGAATGTTATGAGCCCGATGGTTTTGCGGATTATTATAATAGCAGCACAACTG gaAAACTTGAAAGCGGCTGTACCAAGATgatttttcctttttgcaAGGGCGTAGGCTTCACTTATACTGCAATAACCACGTCATACCAGCTAAT GATCTATCAATTCTATTACGGCAAGAAATTCACCAACACCTCCACAGACAGCATTATTCCTCCTAATTCGTACATAGGACGTATACAACAACTGGGCGAAGACTTTCCAAAATGCGCAGACAGGCTCCGACGCTTCTTTTGCGGCGATCAATTCCCTCCTTGCTTTCCCGAAGAAGGTCCAAGATTCTACACTATATGCCAACAGTACTGTCACCAACTTGGTCTAGAGTGTCCAGGGCTGTATAACACATTCATCGGACGCTATGTTTCGGCCTGTGAGATCCTAGCGTTTGGTAACACATCACATGGGTTTTGTAAACATACCACGTGGCCAACGCCCATGAAATGGCTTAAGTGGTTCAGAG ATCAACCACAGCCACAACCGACAAGCGTGCCACTCGCGCCTGCTACTAAAGTGTACGTCATAGTCGTCGCCGTCGTCGTACCCATAATCCTTATCGCGCTTATCGTGCTTGGTTTCCTGGCCTGGCGGCAACACAGGCTACCCATCTTTTGCCTAAAAGGGCAAGACAAGGAGGATCTTGTTAAGTGA